Genomic window (Flavobacteriales bacterium):
CTTAACTTTGAAGAGCACGAAGAATTATTTGATTACCTTCCCGAACTAAAAAATAATAACGATATCGTCGAATTAATAGAACATTATCGAAACTCATGAATTTTACATTACCACATATTCCGGAACGCACCGTTAAACCAAGAGAGAGCGGTGTAACAATGATGATGGACAAAGGTCTGTCGGTAACAGAAGCTGAAGCATTTTGCGAAGGATCGGGATTATATACCGACCTCGTTAAATTCGGATTCGGAACATCGATGGTTACTCCAAGGTTGGAGGACAAACTCGCTGTGTATAAAAATGCCGGATTAAAATGTTATTTCGGCGGAACCCTTTTTGAAGCATTTATTGCACGCGGAAAATTTGATGAGTACCGCAAATTGCTTAGCAAATACAAGTTGGAATATGCAGAGGTTTCGGATGGATCCATCGTTCTGGATCATGATGAAAAATGCAAATACATCGAAATCCTTTCGAAAGATTTTACGGTTCTCTCCGAAGTTGGATCGAAAGAGGCAGGGATTTTAATCAGTCCCGCCCGCTGGATTAAAATGATGACCAAAGAAATTGAAGCCGGTGCTTGGAAAGTGATTGCAGAAGGTCGTGAAAGTGGCACAGTAGGAATTTTTCGTCCGAGTGGTCATGCACACACGGTGCTCATCAATCGCATCACCGCAAAAGTTCCTGCAGAAAAAATCATGTGGGAAGCACCCAAAAAAGAACAACAAGTTTGGTTTATCAAGCATTTTGGTGCTAATGTAAACCTTGGAAATATTGCACCTTTCGAAGTGATTGCCATGGAATGTCTTCGTTTAGGATTACGTGGCGATACCTTCTTCCATTTTCTTCCGGAAGAAATCGTTAAAAAAATTAAGCACCCAGAAAAACCAAAAAAATGAAAGAGATCACTGTACGTGAATTAAAAGCGAAAATCGACGCCAAAGAAAACTTTCAATTGATTGATGTTCGCGAAGATT
Coding sequences:
- a CDS encoding phosphosulfolactate synthase, whose product is MNFTLPHIPERTVKPRESGVTMMMDKGLSVTEAEAFCEGSGLYTDLVKFGFGTSMVTPRLEDKLAVYKNAGLKCYFGGTLFEAFIARGKFDEYRKLLSKYKLEYAEVSDGSIVLDHDEKCKYIEILSKDFTVLSEVGSKEAGILISPARWIKMMTKEIEAGAWKVIAEGRESGTVGIFRPSGHAHTVLINRITAKVPAEKIMWEAPKKEQQVWFIKHFGANVNLGNIAPFEVIAMECLRLGLRGDTFFHFLPEEIVKKIKHPEKPKK